In the genome of Acidovorax sp. 69, the window CTGGTAGGCCGAGTCGATGGCGCCCGCCTTTTGCAGCAGGTCGAGCGGCGCGGTGTGCGTGGCGCGGCTGGCGTCGACCACGGCCTTGTACTCGGGGGCGTTCTTGTCGGGCTTGAACAGGATCTTGTAGAGCTGGTCGCGGATGGGCTGCGGGCATTCGCCCCGACCCAGCGCAGCGGCCCACTCGTCGATCTGTGCGAGGAGGGCCTTTTTCTTCTCGATGGCGGCCAGCGCCTGCTGCAGGATCTCGGCCGATGCCTTCTTGAACCGGCCCTTGCCTGCGCGGCGGAAGTAGTGCGGCGCGTCGTATACGCGGAACAGTGCGCCCGCCTGCTGCACCAGCGTGGCGTTTTCCGAGAAGTAGTCGCGCGCCAGGTCGGCAAAGCCGAATTCGTCCTCGGGCGCGAACTCCCAGGCGAGGTCCAGCTCGATGGACTCGGCCACGGCCTGGGCCTGGGCGATCAATTCGGAAGGGGAGGGCTTCTCGAATTTCAGGAGGATGTGGGCGGCCTTGACCTTGACTCGCTTGCCCGAGTCAAGCTCGACCTGGGCGGATGTATCGGCTTCGGACAGGATACGGCCGGCCATGAATTTGCCGGCTTCTTCAAACAATGCGTGCATGGCGGGATTGTCCCATGGGCGCCGCCGCAGCCTGCGAAGGCCCCCGGAAGGCGTGGGAGGCGCAATCGCTGGGGGCCGGCGCATATGATCCACGGCGCCCTTTCACGCTTCATCTGGGTCCGACATGCCTTTTGCCGCTGTTGCCACGCCGCTGACAATGCTGGCGGTGGCATTGCCTTTTCTGTACTGTTTCACGCAGGCGCCCATCATCAATTTCTGGCCCGTGCTCGCTTCGTGGGGATGTGGCGTGGTACTGGTGCTTTTTGCCTTGGCGGGAAGAGGGGGGCGATCTGCCAGGGCGCGTGATCCGCGCTCGCCGTGGCAGCTTGTGTCTGTGGGACAACTGGCCGCCGGGCTGCTTTGCGCCTCGCTGGTGGCGGGTGTCATCGGCTTGTTGCAGTATTTTCTGGGGGACCCCGGGATTGTTGGGGTGCAGCCGTCCACATTGGGGCAGGCCATTGGCAACCTGCGCCAGCGGAACCAGCAGGCATCGCTGATCAGCATGGGGGTGTTGGCCGTGTTCTGGCTGATGGAACACAGGGCACCGGCACTGATGGGGAGTCTTGCTGTCGCGCACAGGCGGATGGCTCAATGGGGGCTCCTCGGGATTTGCGCGGCGGCCTTGGCACTGCTGGCTGCGGCCAGTGCGGCCACCGCGTCCCGCACGGGAGGCCTGCAATGGCTGCTGGTGGTGGCGTTGCTGGCACTGTGGCCGGTGGCGGGTGGGCGCAGGCCTTGGGGCTTCGTGCTGCTGGCTCTGGCGTTCTACGGGGTGGCCGCCTGGGCTTTGCCTGTTCTATTGCAGGCCTGGAGCGGGGTAGCCACGGATGGGCTTTTTACACGTTTTTTGGCTGAGCAGCCCGATTGCAACAGCCGCACGGCCCTGTGGTCTAACGTGATGTACCTGATCGCACAACGGCCCTGGTCCGGATGGGGGTGGGGCGAACTGGACTACGCCCACTATGTGACGCTGTTTCCGGGAGAG includes:
- a CDS encoding Wzy polymerase domain-containing protein, coding for MPFAAVATPLTMLAVALPFLYCFTQAPIINFWPVLASWGCGVVLVLFALAGRGGRSARARDPRSPWQLVSVGQLAAGLLCASLVAGVIGLLQYFLGDPGIVGVQPSTLGQAIGNLRQRNQQASLISMGVLAVFWLMEHRAPALMGSLAVAHRRMAQWGLLGICAAALALLAAASAATASRTGGLQWLLVVALLALWPVAGGRRPWGFVLLALAFYGVAAWALPVLLQAWSGVATDGLFTRFLAEQPDCNSRTALWSNVMYLIAQRPWSGWGWGELDYAHYVTLFPGERFCVLLDNAHNLPLQLAVELGLPTALLLCGLVVTWVVRSRPWRESYPPRQFAWGLLAIVGLHSLLEFPLWYGPFQLVTVLAVLLLVRWEVPSWAERLGIALVVVVVVMGGYAGWDFHRVSQLYMPIAERAPSLRSDTVRKVGGTPFFTDQVDFALLTTLGLTEDNAAQVFAVANKLLHFSPEPRVIEPLIESAVMLGLDDEAAFHLKRYRAAYPADYARWQEEGRRLSSRLRP